A window of bacterium contains these coding sequences:
- the amrA gene encoding AmmeMemoRadiSam system protein A — MSKPLTAAEKSLLLRLARAVVTAGAHGEPLPEPAALGPLTASLQENRGAFVTLHLVTPHHGCQLRGCIGYIEDVKPLADAIVDNALSAAFKDPRFTPVTDDELEDLEIEISALTPLRAVGSWRDIQVPRHGVVLTRGTSKSVFLPQVAEEQGWDRDTLLSHLALKAGLSPDAWREGAAFQVFEADVFSEKELA, encoded by the coding sequence ATGAGCAAACCGTTGACCGCCGCCGAGAAGAGCCTCCTGCTGCGGCTGGCGCGCGCCGTGGTGACCGCGGGCGCCCACGGCGAGCCCCTGCCCGAGCCTGCGGCGCTCGGCCCCCTCACCGCCTCCCTTCAGGAGAACCGCGGCGCCTTCGTCACCCTGCACCTTGTGACCCCGCACCACGGCTGCCAGCTACGCGGCTGCATCGGCTACATCGAGGATGTCAAGCCCCTGGCCGACGCGATCGTGGACAATGCCCTGTCCGCCGCCTTCAAGGATCCGCGCTTCACACCGGTGACCGACGACGAACTGGAGGACCTGGAGATCGAGATCTCCGCGCTCACGCCGTTGCGCGCCGTCGGCAGCTGGCGCGACATCCAGGTCCCGCGCCACGGCGTGGTTCTCACGCGCGGGACCAGCAAGTCCGTGTTCCTGCCCCAGGTGGCGGAGGAACAGGGCTGGGACCGCGACACATTGTTGTCGCATCTGGCCCTGAAGGCCGGCCTCTCGCCCGACGCCTGGCGCGAAGGCGCCGCCTTCCAGGTCTTCGAGGCCGACGTCTTCTCCGAGAAGGAGCTCGCTTGA